One stretch of Bordetella avium DNA includes these proteins:
- a CDS encoding uracil-DNA glycosylase: MAAPRVNPLQRLWLREIGIEKTWLRGPPESASQAGESSGLAAPPPARPASPRVSNPPEGRAGEAVPREPRPSQARPVPVELAAPLGAGADTARRVADFDLARLQQEVLACTACGLCQGRKHAVFGDGAQAARWMVVGEAPGEQEDRRGLPFVGRSGQLLDAMLASVGMSREQDVFIANVIKCRPPGNRNPKPEEIAACSPYLMRQIALLRPERILVLGRFAAQTLLGTDAAISSLRGRQHVLKTEAGREIPVVVSYHPAYLLRSPAEKARAWQDLQLARQIA, from the coding sequence ATGGCGGCGCCGCGCGTCAATCCATTACAGCGCCTGTGGCTGCGCGAAATCGGGATCGAAAAAACCTGGTTGCGCGGCCCACCGGAAAGCGCGTCTCAGGCTGGCGAGTCCTCAGGTCTTGCGGCGCCGCCGCCCGCCAGGCCTGCTTCGCCGCGCGTCAGCAATCCCCCCGAGGGCAGGGCAGGCGAAGCCGTCCCGCGCGAGCCTCGGCCGTCCCAGGCTCGGCCCGTGCCCGTCGAGCTTGCGGCGCCGCTTGGCGCCGGCGCCGATACGGCGCGCCGCGTGGCCGATTTCGATCTTGCTCGCCTACAACAGGAGGTGCTTGCGTGCACGGCCTGCGGTTTGTGCCAGGGGCGCAAGCATGCCGTGTTCGGTGATGGGGCTCAGGCCGCGCGCTGGATGGTCGTGGGCGAGGCGCCGGGCGAGCAGGAGGACAGGCGCGGCCTGCCCTTTGTGGGACGTTCGGGGCAGTTGCTCGACGCCATGTTGGCGTCGGTCGGTATGAGCCGCGAGCAGGATGTATTCATTGCCAACGTCATTAAGTGCCGTCCGCCTGGCAATCGCAACCCCAAACCTGAGGAGATTGCCGCTTGCAGCCCCTACCTGATGCGGCAGATCGCCCTGCTTCGTCCCGAGCGCATTCTGGTGCTTGGCCGCTTTGCTGCCCAGACACTGCTGGGCACGGATGCCGCGATCAGCAGCCTGCGCGGACGCCAGCATGTGCTGAAAACCGAAGCGGGGCGTGAGATTCCGGTGGTGGTCAGTTACCACCCGGCTTATCTGCTGCGCAGCCCGGCTGAAAAAGCCCGGGCCTGGCAGGATTTGCAATTGGCCAGGCAGATCGCCTAG
- the tsaB gene encoding tRNA (adenosine(37)-N6)-threonylcarbamoyltransferase complex dimerization subunit type 1 TsaB, producing MDLNLLAFETSSSRCGVALLTRRGGVEHLNVLEHEGAQEHAERLLPMAQRLLDDAGLRPADLSAVAFGQGPGGFTGLRVACGVAQGVALGLDIPVLPVVSHMAVAEAAGALYGQAVLVALDARMDEVYAAVYRRVPSPDGPAWEVLSPPFLIAATELVAWAKHQMPLWRLDSPPLRAGDAWAAYPELMQTPADWPLSPAERPRATEVASLAGRAGAQGVDPELAAPLYVRDKVAFTTAEREKGQGGNPRAEPALAAAVVADVAPPASDSDLISLDGMTLADLPAVAALEAQVQAFPWTEGNFKDALAAGYDCCVLREGGQVVGFCVLMHAPDVSHILVIAVQRQRQRAGLGRRLLAWSARRAWEHGVQALLLEVRPSNQAALAFYAKLGFLRVGLRRDYYPAGQGKREDAWVMQQALSSETAA from the coding sequence ATGGATCTAAACCTGCTCGCCTTTGAAACATCTTCCTCTCGCTGCGGCGTGGCTTTGCTCACGCGGCGCGGCGGCGTGGAGCACCTGAATGTTCTTGAACACGAGGGGGCTCAGGAGCACGCCGAGCGGCTGTTGCCGATGGCGCAGCGACTCCTCGACGACGCCGGTCTGCGTCCCGCTGATCTGAGCGCTGTGGCTTTTGGTCAGGGGCCGGGCGGCTTTACCGGGCTGCGCGTGGCTTGCGGTGTCGCCCAGGGCGTGGCCTTGGGATTGGATATTCCTGTGCTGCCTGTGGTGTCGCACATGGCTGTCGCCGAGGCGGCGGGCGCGCTGTACGGCCAGGCGGTGCTGGTTGCGCTGGACGCACGCATGGATGAGGTTTACGCGGCGGTCTATCGCCGCGTGCCCAGCCCAGACGGCCCGGCCTGGGAGGTGTTGTCTCCCCCCTTTCTTATCGCCGCCACAGAGCTGGTTGCCTGGGCCAAGCATCAGATGCCGCTTTGGCGTCTGGATAGCCCGCCGCTGCGGGCGGGCGACGCTTGGGCGGCCTACCCCGAGCTCATGCAGACGCCTGCGGACTGGCCGCTCAGCCCGGCTGAACGGCCCCGGGCTACTGAGGTGGCTAGCTTGGCCGGGCGGGCCGGTGCGCAAGGCGTGGACCCGGAGCTGGCCGCGCCGCTGTACGTGCGCGACAAGGTCGCTTTCACGACAGCGGAGCGAGAAAAAGGGCAGGGTGGCAATCCGCGCGCCGAGCCGGCGCTGGCTGCTGCGGTCGTGGCGGATGTTGCGCCGCCTGCCTCGGACTCGGATTTGATCAGCCTGGACGGTATGACACTCGCAGATCTGCCCGCCGTGGCGGCGCTGGAGGCGCAGGTGCAGGCCTTTCCCTGGACGGAAGGGAATTTCAAGGATGCGCTGGCCGCTGGCTACGACTGCTGCGTGTTGCGGGAGGGCGGGCAGGTAGTGGGTTTTTGCGTGTTGATGCATGCGCCCGATGTCTCGCATATTCTCGTGATCGCGGTCCAGCGCCAGCGTCAGCGCGCGGGCCTGGGCCGGCGTTTGCTGGCCTGGAGCGCTCGGCGCGCCTGGGAGCATGGCGTGCAGGCCTTGTTGCTTGAGGTCAGGCCGTCGAATCAGGCGGCGCTGGCCTTTTATGCCAAGCTGGGCTTTCTGCGTGTGGGCCTGCGCCGGGATTACTATCCTGCCGGTCAGGGCAAGCGCGAGGATGCTTGGGTGATGCAGCAAGCACTGTCCTCGGAAACGGCTGCATGA
- the risA gene encoding response regulator transcription factor RisA: MNTQNTAPIRKILVVDDDPRLRDLLRRYLSEQGFNVFVAEDAKEMGKLWQREHFDLLVLDLMLPGEDGLSICRRLRGGHDNTPIIMLTAKAEEIDRIVGLEMGADDYLSKPFNPRELLARINAILRRRGTEEHPGAPSQENESIAFGPYVLNLSTRTLTRNSEQVPITTGEFSVLKVFARHPKIPLSRDKLMELARGREYEAFDRSLDVQISRLRKLIEPNPSKPVFIQTVWGLGYVFVPDGGN; encoded by the coding sequence ATGAACACGCAAAACACCGCCCCCATCCGCAAGATACTGGTCGTCGATGATGATCCCCGACTCCGTGATCTTCTGCGTCGCTATTTGTCGGAACAAGGGTTCAATGTCTTCGTCGCCGAGGATGCCAAGGAAATGGGCAAACTCTGGCAGCGCGAGCACTTTGACCTGCTGGTTCTTGACCTGATGCTGCCGGGCGAAGACGGCCTGTCGATCTGCCGTCGCCTGCGTGGCGGCCACGACAACACGCCCATCATCATGCTGACAGCAAAGGCCGAGGAAATCGACCGCATCGTCGGCCTTGAAATGGGTGCAGATGATTACCTCTCCAAGCCCTTCAATCCGCGCGAATTGCTGGCCCGCATCAATGCGATCCTGCGCCGCCGCGGCACCGAAGAGCACCCGGGTGCGCCAAGCCAGGAAAACGAGTCGATCGCCTTTGGCCCCTATGTGCTGAACCTGTCGACCCGCACCCTGACGCGCAACAGCGAGCAAGTGCCCATCACGACCGGCGAGTTTTCGGTACTGAAGGTTTTTGCCCGCCATCCCAAAATCCCGCTCTCGCGCGACAAGCTGATGGAATTGGCTCGCGGCCGTGAGTACGAAGCCTTCGACCGCAGCCTGGACGTGCAGATCTCGCGTCTGCGCAAACTGATCGAACCCAACCCGTCCAAGCCTGTTTTCATCCAGACCGTATGGGGCCTGGGCTATGTCTTCGTACCGGATGGCGGCAACTGA
- the risS gene encoding sensor histidine kinase RisS, translated as MPHLRKNLKQLTSGLRLGLFGRTFLLLAALMLVSLVAWLQVFFSMELGPRANQMAQRVITAVNITRTALIYSQADERSKLLLDLATNEGIQVYPREITDFTQPLPDDDYWQRVAQHIRSRFGAETQIAWSVNQVPGFWVSFRIDQDLYWLVFEREQIGLTGGIEWLGWGATALLLSLVGAAVSVGFVNRPLSRLARAAQVLSRGETPAPLPEQGPREIRDLNASFNRMAKDLRQAEADRELMLAGISHDLRTPLARMRLEIEMSGVTEDARQAIDDDLGQIDHSIGQLMEYARPAGTLPQLATDISSVLSELYERERSHTASLGGELEARIEPGLRARITALDLKRIVGNLIENARRYGRSTDGMAHLVMTVQSEGNMLAIEVSDRGPGIAPEEVERLLRPFSRGEAARTGVSGAGLGLAIVERLLKHVGGSLKMLPRHGGGLIARIELPKVKFRNYQLDTENQ; from the coding sequence GTGCCCCATCTGAGAAAAAACCTGAAGCAGCTCACCTCGGGGTTGCGCCTCGGCTTGTTCGGGCGCACCTTTTTGCTCTTGGCCGCGCTCATGCTCGTAAGCCTGGTGGCCTGGCTGCAAGTCTTTTTCAGTATGGAGCTGGGGCCACGGGCTAACCAGATGGCGCAACGCGTCATTACGGCAGTCAATATCACCCGCACCGCGCTGATCTACTCCCAGGCCGACGAGCGCAGCAAACTGCTGCTCGACCTTGCCACCAACGAAGGCATTCAGGTCTATCCGCGAGAAATCACGGATTTCACCCAACCCCTGCCCGATGACGACTACTGGCAACGGGTGGCGCAGCACATCCGCAGCCGCTTCGGCGCAGAGACACAGATCGCCTGGAGCGTAAACCAGGTGCCGGGTTTCTGGGTGAGTTTCCGCATCGACCAGGATTTGTACTGGCTGGTTTTCGAGCGCGAGCAGATCGGCCTGACGGGCGGCATCGAATGGCTGGGCTGGGGCGCCACCGCTTTGCTGCTCTCTCTGGTAGGCGCGGCGGTCAGTGTGGGCTTCGTCAACCGGCCGCTATCGAGGCTGGCGCGCGCAGCGCAGGTGCTGTCGCGCGGCGAAACCCCGGCGCCGCTGCCCGAACAGGGCCCGCGGGAGATCCGCGACCTAAACGCCTCCTTCAACCGCATGGCGAAAGACCTGCGCCAGGCCGAGGCTGACCGGGAGTTGATGCTGGCGGGCATATCACACGATTTGCGCACCCCTCTGGCGCGTATGCGTCTGGAAATCGAAATGAGCGGCGTGACTGAAGACGCACGCCAAGCCATTGACGATGACCTGGGCCAGATCGATCACAGCATCGGGCAACTGATGGAGTACGCAAGGCCAGCGGGCACACTGCCCCAACTGGCGACGGACATCTCCTCCGTCCTGTCAGAACTGTATGAAAGAGAGCGCAGCCATACCGCCTCGCTCGGCGGAGAGCTGGAAGCCCGCATCGAACCGGGTCTGCGCGCCCGCATCACGGCATTGGATCTGAAGCGCATCGTCGGCAACCTGATCGAAAACGCGCGCCGCTACGGCCGCTCGACCGACGGCATGGCGCATCTCGTCATGACCGTGCAATCGGAAGGCAATATGCTGGCCATCGAAGTATCGGATCGCGGCCCGGGCATCGCACCCGAAGAGGTGGAACGCCTGTTACGCCCATTTTCGCGGGGCGAGGCTGCCCGGACTGGCGTCAGCGGCGCGGGGCTCGGTCTGGCAATTGTCGAACGCCTGCTCAAACACGTCGGCGGCTCACTCAAAATGCTGCCCCGGCACGGCGGCGGGCTCATTGCCAGGATAGAGTTACCCAAAGTCAAGTTTAGGAATTATCAATTAGACACGGAAAATCAATAG
- a CDS encoding peroxiredoxin: MKTVGDKLESFKVTGVKPGFNHHEENGVSAFEEITESSFPGKWKVIYFYPKDFTFVCPTEIVGFNKLAKDFEDRDAVLLGGSSDNEFVKLAWRREHPDLNKLGHYQFGDTTGALIDQLGVREKGAGVALRATFIVDPDNTIQHVSVNNLNVGRNPEEVLRLLDGLQTDELCPCNRTVGGDTL; encoded by the coding sequence ATGAAAACTGTTGGCGACAAACTCGAGTCTTTCAAGGTCACCGGCGTCAAGCCCGGCTTTAACCACCACGAAGAAAACGGCGTTTCGGCGTTCGAAGAAATCACCGAAAGCTCGTTCCCCGGCAAGTGGAAAGTCATCTATTTCTACCCGAAGGACTTCACCTTCGTGTGCCCGACCGAAATCGTCGGTTTCAACAAGCTGGCCAAGGACTTCGAAGATCGCGACGCCGTTCTGCTGGGCGGTTCGAGCGACAACGAATTCGTCAAGCTGGCCTGGCGCCGTGAGCACCCGGACCTCAACAAGCTGGGTCACTATCAGTTCGGCGACACCACCGGCGCCCTGATCGACCAACTGGGCGTGCGTGAAAAGGGTGCTGGCGTTGCGCTGCGCGCCACCTTCATCGTCGACCCGGACAACACCATTCAGCACGTTTCGGTGAACAACCTGAACGTCGGCCGCAACCCTGAAGAAGTGCTGCGTCTGCTGGACGGTCTGCAAACGGACGAACTCTGCCCGTGCAACCGCACGGTCGGTGGCGATACGCTGTAA
- a CDS encoding carboxymuconolactone decarboxylase family protein — protein sequence MEFLSSIKEQLPDWAKDIRLNLDSVIARSTLPQEDALGAALAAAYASGNAFLIKAFQGALPETDANAALTAAALMGMNNTWYPYVEMTGDAQLKSLPAQLRMNAYATHGGVDKKRFELFALVASIVGKCHFCVQSHYENLKKDGLTTEQLRDAGRIASVVNAAALALAAQGK from the coding sequence ATGGAATTCCTTTCTTCGATCAAAGAGCAGTTGCCGGATTGGGCCAAAGACATCCGCCTGAATCTGGATAGCGTCATTGCGCGTTCCACCCTGCCCCAGGAAGATGCACTGGGCGCGGCGCTGGCTGCGGCCTACGCGTCGGGCAATGCATTCCTGATCAAGGCCTTTCAGGGCGCGCTGCCGGAAACTGACGCCAACGCCGCGTTGACCGCTGCCGCGCTCATGGGGATGAACAACACCTGGTATCCCTACGTAGAAATGACCGGTGACGCCCAACTCAAGAGCCTGCCGGCGCAACTGCGCATGAACGCCTATGCGACACATGGCGGCGTAGACAAAAAACGCTTCGAACTGTTCGCGCTGGTGGCATCGATTGTCGGCAAATGCCACTTCTGCGTGCAGTCGCACTACGAAAATCTCAAGAAGGACGGCCTGACGACGGAGCAACTGCGCGACGCCGGCCGCATCGCTTCGGTCGTGAATGCCGCTGCGCTGGCCCTCGCCGCGCAAGGCAAGTAA